Proteins from one Cryptomeria japonica chromosome 4, Sugi_1.0, whole genome shotgun sequence genomic window:
- the LOC131033426 gene encoding putative UPF0481 protein At3g02645, giving the protein MASMRYSEVPTEDIRQGEWLIHIKQGLQDHQSIARPSTVTIFNVPKILVDLKRDSYLPRVVSIGRCYHQATDLYGMDAHKLRAAQRMIKRLPGKTDINSVLSEIEKMDGQIRDRYEKIINCNSETLAWMMLLDGSFLLELLRTLAGKDQNDSSDGMYFEPLFDESRIKSMGFAALGDIVKLENQIPLLVLDKILQLESGSEKEAQTKLFEFLLNAASSFFPFKYLQLSRIEIDSPFLCREHFLGFLHGVTLSFFAGTESASPTSSSSSSSSSTVERQFNYAIPSISRLSKAGICIRPYTEDGGMALRFDKETSVLYLPVLTISENTETVLRNLMAMEAFLPSELQVVSCYVGLMNSLIFTDNDVRQLRMAGILYFYVGSDAQVAQLWDSLCKGMAISSLQSLKTLKREITSDYRSKWRAKLVDFFITRFTRPWRTAISVLAATLILLFTFAQTFSSMYGFHKAN; this is encoded by the coding sequence ATGGCTTCAATGCGCTACAGTGAAGTGCCCACTGAAGACATTCGCCAAGGTGAATGGCTGATTCACATCAAACAGGGCCTTCAAGACCACCAATCCATCGCCCGCCCTTCAACCGTCACTATATTCAACGTCCCAAAAATCCTGGTCGACCTGAAACGCGATTCTTACCTCCCACGGGTGGTCTCCATCGGTCGTTGTTACCATCAAGCCACAGATCTCTACGGCATGGACGCCCACAAGCTCAGGGCTGCTCAGAGAATGATCAAACGCCTACCCGGAAAAACAGACATTAATTCCGTGCTCTCAGAGATTGAGAAAATGGATGGCCAAATCAGAGACAGATACGAGAAAATCATCAACTGCAATTCTGAAACGCTGgcgtggatgatgcttttggacgGTTCCTTTCTGCTGGAGCTGCTCAGGACTCTCGCAGGCAAAGATCAAAACGATTCTTCTGACGGTATGTATTTCGAACCTCTTTTCGACGAGAGTCGAATTAAATCGATGGGATTTGCAGCTCTGGGAGACATCGTGAAGCTGGAAAATCAGATTCCCCTGCTCGTCCTGGACAAGATTTTACAACTGGAGAGCGGATCTGAAAAAGAAGCACAGACCAAGCTGTTCGAATTTCTCTTAAATGCCGCTTCTTCGTTttttcctttcaaatacctgcagCTCTCACGAATTGAAATCGATTCCCCCTTCCTCTGTCGGGAACATTTTTTGGGTTTCTTGCACGGTGTAACCCTCTCTTTCTTTGCCGGGACAGAATCCGCTTctcctacttcttcttcttcttcttcgtcttCTTCAACAGTAGAAAGGCAATTTAATTACGCTATCCCTTCCATTTCAAGACTAAGCAAGGCCGGAATTTGCATCCGCCCGTACACTGAAGATGGCGGCATGGCCCTCAGATTTGACAAGGAAACCTCTGTTCTCTACCTTCCAGTCTTAACGATATCGGAAAACACTGAAACTGTTCTGAGAAACCTCATGGCTATGGAAGCATTTCTGCCCTCGGAATTGCAGGTCGTCTCTTGCTATGTTGGTTTAATGAATAGTCTGATTTTCACAGATAATGATGTGAGACAACTGAGAATGGCGGGGATTCTTTACTTCTATGTGGGAAGTGACGCTCAGGTGGCTCAGTTGTGGGACAGTCTGTGCAAGGGCATGGCCATTTCTTCTCTCCAGTCGCTCAAGACACTGAAGAGGGAGATAACAAGTGATTACAGGAGCAAATGGAGGGCTAAATtggttgatttcttcatcacccgtTTTACAAGGCCCTGGCGCACCGCCATATCTGTGCTGGCTGCAACATTAATTCTGCTATTTACATTTGCGCAGACGTTTTCCTCCATGTATGGGTTCCATAAGGCCAACTAG
- the LOC131033464 gene encoding putative UPF0481 protein At3g02645 translates to MALSFSEVPSEDIRQGEWLIHIKQGLQAQECIARPSTVCIFNVPKILVDLKRDAYLPQVVSIGPCYQRTTDLHGMENHKLRAAQRMTRRLPGKTDINSVVAEIEKMDGQIRDKYEKIIYCNSETLAWMMLLDGSFLLELLRTLAGKDQTDSSDSMYFEPLFDKSRIKSVGFAVLGDIVKLENQIPLLVLDKILQLESGSQKESQAKLFDLLLNAASSFFPFKYLQLSRFELDSSFVGREHFLGFLHGVTLSFFSGTESASAASSSSSTVQRRFNYVLPSISRLCKAGICIRPYTGDGGMALRFDKETSVLYLPVLMILETTETVLRNLMAMEAFLPLELQVVSCYVGLMKSLIFTEKDVTQLRMAGIFYIYVGNDAQVAQLWDSLCKGMAISSLQPLKALKTEITEGYRSKWRVRLMDFFISRFTSHWRTTISVLAATLIFVFTLIQTFSSMYGFNKGS, encoded by the coding sequence ATGGCTTTGAGCTTCAGTGAAGTGCCCAGCGAAGACATCCGGCAAGGTGAATGGCTGATTCACATAAAACAGGGTCTTCAAGCCCAGGAATGCATCGCACGCCCCTCAACTGTCTGCATCTTCAACGTCCCCAAAATCCTGGTCGACCTGAAGCGCGATGCTTATCTCCCACAGGTGGTCTCCATCGGCCCCTGTTACCAACGCACCACAGATCTTCACGGCATGGAGAACCACAAGCTGCGGGCTGCTCAGAGAATGACCAGACGCCTCCCCGGAAAAACAGACATTAATTCCGTGGTCGCAGAGATTGAGAAAATGGATGGTCAAATAAGAGACAAATACGAGAAAATCATCTACTGCAACTCTGAAACCCTAgcgtggatgatgcttttggacgGTTCCTTTCTGCTGGAGCTGCTCAGGACTCTCGCAGGCAAAGATCAAACGGATTCTTCTGACTCTATGTATTTCGAGCCCCTTTTTGACAAGAGCCGAATTAAATCGGTGGGATTTGCAGTATTGGGGGACATCGTGAAGCTGGAAAATCAAATCCCCCTGCTCGTCCTGGACAAGATTTTACAACTGGAGAGTGGATCTCAAAAAGAATCACAGGCCAAGCTGTTTGACTTGCTCTTAAACGCCGCTTCTTCGTTTTTCCCGTTCAAATACCTGCAGCTTTCACGATTTGAACTCGATTCCTCCTTTGTCGGTCGGGAACATTTTCTGGGTTTCTTGCACGGTGTAACCCTCTCCTTCTTTTCCGGGACAGAGTCTGCTTctgctgcttcttcttcttcttcaacagtCCAAAGGCGGTTTAATTACGTTCTCCCTTCCATTTCAAGATTATGCAAGGCCGGAATTTGCATCCGCCCATACACTGGAGATGGCGGCATGGCCCTCAGATTTGACAAGGAAACCTCTGTTCTCTACCTTCCCGTCTTAATGATATTGGAAACCACTGAAACTGTTCTGAGAAATCTCATGGCTATGGAAGCATTTCTGCCCTTGGAATTGCAGGTTGTCTCTTGCTATGTCGGTTTGATGAAGAGTTTGATTTTCACAGAAAAAGATGTGACGCAGCTAAGAATGGCGGGGATCTTTTATATCTATGTAGGAAACGATGCTCAGGTGGCTCAGTTGTGGGACAGTCTGTGCAAGGGCATGGCCATTTCTTCTCTTCAGCCGCTCAAAGCATTGAAGACAGAGATAACAGAGGGTTACAGGAGCAAATGGAGGGTTAGATTGATGGACTTCTTTATCAGCCGTTTCACAAGCCACTGGCGCACCACAATATCTGTGCTGGCTGCAACACTCATTTTCGTGTTTACGCTTATCCAGACCTTTTCTTCCATGTATGGCTTCAATAAGGGTTCGTAG